The nucleotide sequence AAACAACTATTTAGCAAGCCAAAAATCAAAAGTTCAGCATGGGATGCAGCAGGGTCAGGAAGAAGATTTTTTCACTTTCAACCAGAGTTAGGAAGTATAAACAATTTGCTGTCTCAAAGCCTTGAAACTTTACGTAGTAGATCACGTGATATGGTGAGAAAAAATCCATATGCAGCAAATATTATTGATACAATAGTAAGTAACTCTATTGGAACAGGAATAAAGCCGCAATCAAAAGCAAAGAATGCAGAATTTAGAAAGAAAGTGCAAGAATTATGGCTAAAATGGACAGATGAAGCAGATAGTAACGGAGTAAGTGATTTTTATGGTCTGCAGGCTCTAGTATGCAGAAGTATGATAGAGGGAGGAGAATGTTTTGTACGTTTAAGAACGAGAAAGCTGGAAGATAGATTTTCTGTACCATTACAACTGCAAGTACTTGAGTCTGAACATTTAGATAATAAAACAAATCAAACTTTAGGAAATGGTAATGTAATAAGAAACGGGATTGAGTTTAACAAGCTTGGGCAAAGAGAAGCATATTACCTATTTAAAGAACACCCTGGTGAAGGTTCGTTTGGTGAATCAGTGAGAGTGCCAGCAAATGATGTTTTACATATTTATAGACCATTAAGACCTGGGCAAATCAGAGGGGAGCCTTGGCTTTCTAATATACTGCTGAAGCTTTATGAGCTTGATCAATATGATGATGCAGAGCTGGTGAGAAAGAAAACTGCAGCAATGTTTGCTGGATTTATTACGAGACTCGATCCAGAAGCAAATATCATGGGAGAAGGTGAAGCAAGTGAGCAAGGAGTAGCACTATCTGGCCTGGAACCTGGAACAATGCAGCTTTTAGACCCAGGAGAAGATATAAAATTTTCAGAGCCGTCAGATGTTGGAGGAAGTTATGAAGCGTTTATGAGACAGCAGCTAAGGGCAATAGCAATAGGTACAGGGATAACATATGAACAGCTAACAGGAGATTTAACCGGTGTTAATTATTCATCCATTCGAGCAGGGCTGATAGAGTTTCGTCGTCGATGCGCTATGCTGCAACATAACATTATAGTATTCCAATTTTGCAGACCAGTATGGAGTAGATGGCTAGAATTAGCAGTGCTTTGTGGAGAACTGAGTATAGATGAAAAAGTAGTAAAAGCAGCGAAAGAAGAAGTAAAATGGATACCACAGGGATTTGATTGGGTAGATCCACTGAAAGACCAGCAAGCACAGCAAATGGCAGTAAGGAATGGATTTAAGAGTCGATCGGAAGTAGTATCAGAAATGGGTTATGATGTAGAAGAAATTGACCAAGAAATAGCAGAAGATCAAAAGCGTGCTAATTCTTTTGGACTTTGTTTCGATTGTGACGTTAATGTGCCATAAAATACAATAAGGGGAAGAAGGTGATGTGGATAAATAAACCAATAATGGTAGAGAGAAGAAGCTTTGAACTACTATCATTATATAACAGCAAACAACCTATCTTTAAGAACTTAAAGCATTTTCATATAAACCCAAAAGGAATAGCAATAATACGTATTTATGGAGTTTTGACAAAAAAAACAGAAGCTTTTGATCATATTTTAGACATGACTTCATATGAAAATATTCATGAAGAGATAGAGAGCGCTTTAGAAGATAAAAGCATAGAGACGATTCTACTTGACATAGACAGTCCAGGAGGGGAAGTAAACGGTGTCTTTGACCTAGCTGATTTTATTTATGAATCAAGAGCAAAAAAGAGGATAATAGCGATAGCAAATGATGATGCATACTCTGCTGCATATGCTATAGCTTCAAGCGCTGAAAAGATTTTTCTCACCCGCACTTCAGGGGTTGGGAGTATAGGAGTAATAGCAAGTCATATAGATCAAAGTAGATTTGATGAAAAGCAAGGTATTAAGTACACCACAATCTTTGCTGGTAGTCGAAAGAATGATTTAAACCCACATGAGCCAATGACGTCTGAAAGTCTGGAAAGCTTACAAAAAGAAGTAGACCGACTATATGAAATGTTTGTGCAGCTAATAGCACGTAATCGAAACCTTTCTATAGAAGCAATCAAATCAACGGAAGCAGGGCTATATTTTGGGGAGAAAGCAGTAGAAATAGATCTTGCAGATGGAGTTACAACATTTTTTGAATTTATCAATAATCATAGGAGTGTTAGTATGACAACTAATGAGTTAACTGAGGAAGGCTACGAGAACTGTCGTAGAGAAATTTTAGAGATAATAAGATTATGTAATGTATCAAAGATGCCAGAAAAGATAGGAGAATTTATAGAGCAAGGCGTAAGTATTGAGCAAGCCAGGGAGGTTTTAATGGAATTACTTGCAGAGAGAACGAAAAAGACAGAGATACTGAGTGCAATACCGCAGAATTCAGGAGAAGAGTTGATGACGGAGGTAGCAAGGACTAGAGCGCAATCAAGTATTTAAGTTTTTTTATAACCGCCGCGTACAACAATTACAAACATGGCGGTAAAACTAAAGGGGAAAATAAATGAGGAAATTTTATGAGTTGTATAATCGAACAAAATAATCTAGGTGACTTATTAAAGTATGAGGCATCAAGTCTATATTCAAGAGACCAAATAACGGTAGCCAAGGGACAAAATCTTAAACTTGGTACAGTTGTTGGTAGTGATAAGGATAACATGATTAAGATAATAAATCCAACTGCAACAGATGGTACACAAACAGCAATAGGTGCGATAGTAAGTGATGTAAATGCGACAGAAAATGCCAAAGCAGTAATCATTACACGTATAGCAATGCTAGCAGATCATGCAATTGTGTGGCCAGCAAATATCACTGAAGAGCAGAAAAATGCAGCAATAAAGCAACTTGAAGCACGAGGGATCATTATCCGCAAGGGAGCTTAAAAAAACTATTAAAAATACAAAAGGGGGAAAAGAAAAAATGCAAAATCCATTTACAAATACAGCATTTAGCATGACGGCACTAACAAATGCGATGAATATATTGCCGATAAATTATGGACGTGTTGAAAATTTAAATTTGTTTCCAAGTAGGTCAGTAAGATTTAGACATATTACGATAGAAGAACACAACGGAGTGTTAAGTTTACTACCAACGCAAGTACCCGGAGCACCAGCAACAGTAGGAAAAAGAGGAAAAAGAAAGGTAAGAACATTTACGATTCCGCACATTCCGCATGATGATGTAGTGCTGCCAGAAGAAGTACAAGGAATAAGGGCATTTGGATCAGAGAGTGAACTTAAAGCGCTGGCAGATGTAATAACCGATCATTTGCAATTGATGAGGAACAAACATGCAATAACATTAGAGCATTTGCGAATGGGAGCGCTCAAAGGAATAATTTTAGATGCTGATGGGTCAGAATTATTAAATCTGTACAACGAATTTGAAATCACACCGAAAGTAGTAAATTTTGCCCTTGGAACAGCAACAACTGACGTAAAACGTAAGTGTCTGGAAGTACTCCGGCACATAGAAGATAATCTAAGTGGTGAATATATGACTGGAATTCATGCCTTGGTAAGCCCTGAGTTTTTTGATGCATTAACTTCTCATGCTAAAGTAAAAGAAGCATATGAAAGATGGCAAGAAGGAGCAGCACTTCGAAATGATATGAGGTCAGGATTTACGTTCTGTGGCATAACATTTGAGGAATATAGAGGGCAAGCAACTGACCCTGAAGGAACAGTAAGAAGATTTATTGAGAAAGATACAGGGCACTGTTTTCCAGTAGGAACAGCGAGCACATTTACAACATATTTTGCACCAGCAGATTTTAATGAAACAGTAAATACACTAGGACAGCCACTATATGCAAAACAAGAGCCAAGGAGATTTGATAGAGGAACTGATTTACATACGCAGTCGAATCCATTGCCAATGTGCCACAGACCAGGAACATTAGTAAAAGTCGTTGCAGCATAACAATACTGGTAGAGTAACTACAAGTTGGTGAGGTACAAGAGGACTCTACTAGTATATAACTTATTAGCATACTTATGAAAGAATGCAAGAGAATATTAAGAGATTACTAAAAGATTGTTTTGCCCATTTAGGAGAAGTAGCTTTGTATAAGTCGAAAAATAAGGCGTACATGGTACAAGTACTAAAGCAACAGCCAGATAAATTATACGAGATTGGTGAAGGACAATTTGTGGGAGAGATGCTTTTTCTTGAGGTAAGCATTTTTGATATACTGAGGCCAATTGTAGGAGATATTTTTGTTATAGGTGATTGCAAATACAAAATACACACACCACCACTTAGAGATAAATCTGGAATGGTCTGGCGAATCGAAGCGTATGGGGTGTAAAATGTCTGTGCATATAGAAGTTGAGGTAATAGAAAGTGTAAATGCTAAAAGAAAAAAAATAGAATTAGCAATAGTAAGAGCGTTAAACAGAACAGCACTATGGCTAAAATTGAAGACAGCAAAAGAAATTAGTGAGGAAAAGAAAAGTTTGATAAGAAAGAGATTAAGAATTTTTAAGGCGAAAACTAGCAGATTAGAAGTGTTAATTAGAGCAAATCTCTATGACATTAGAGCATCGACAATTGGTAAAATACAAAAAACAAGAAGAGGATCGAAAGTAGGAAAGCATGAGTTTATAGGAGGATTTGCAGCAGTTATGCCAAAAGGAAATAGCGGTATGTTTAAACGTGAAGGAAGAGCAGCATTGCCAATAAAGGAAATTAAGTTGCCACTAGAACCAGAGGCTTCAAGGATAATAGGGAATTTTGTTAATTATGAGAGTGAGAGAGAGTTTGAGAAATACTTTAAGCATGAGCTAAACTATATTTTAAAGGTATGACAAAGTTCTGGAAAGATTTACATCAAGCAATTTGCAGCACACTGAAGGAAGAAATACCGTCTATACAGACATGTGAAATTTATCCATCGATAAGAAAAGAATTATTAGCGCCAGCGGTGTTTGTAGAATTAGCAAGTTTAGAACCAGGTAAAGATGCAGGTACTGAGGAATTAGCCATGAAAGCAAGATTTGAAGCACGAATTGTGATTGATAGCACAATAGAAAATGCAGCTATTATTGTTAGATCATTAGCTAGCGAAGTTGCGAAAGTAGTAAATAAAAATACTTGGAATGTGAAAAATGTTTCACCAGGAGAATTTATATCTGCGGAAATTGACGGATTTAGACCAGAATTAGATGCATATTTAGTGTGGATGGTTGATTGGAGTCATCAGCTTCATTTAGGTAAATCAGTATGGGAAGAGGGGAAAATTAAGCCACATAAAATAGAAGTGGGAGAAATGCATGTTGGAAAATAATTTTGCCATTGCAGAGTTACAGAGAAAAGTAGCGAATATGATTCGTATAGGAGTTGTAAAAGAAATAGATTATGAAAAAGCAAAAGTAAGAGTGAAAATAGGAGAATTTTTAACAGATTGGTTGCCATGGATAACAAGCAAAGCAGGAGAAGATAGAGATTGGTCTCCGCCAGATATCGATGAACAAGTTGTGGTATTTTCTCCTCTTGGTGAACTATCATTAGGGGTGGTGTTAGCAGGAATATATCAGGAAAAATACCATGCACCAGAGAATAAAAAAGAAATAAATAGTGTAAAATTTCAAGATGGGACGAAGTTTACATATGATAAGGAAAAACATCATTTAGAGATTGAAGTAGTGGACAAAATAACACTGAAGGCTGGGGGATCAAGTATAGAAATGACAAAAAGTGGAATAAAACTGAAAGCAGAAAGGATCGACTTAAATTGAACAAAGGAATAGTGAGGTTAGGAGACTACTGTGGAGAAGCTATACCACATTTCTGCATTAGCGGAAGTAATAATGTTTTTGTAAACGGTAAGTCAATATGTAGACAAGGAGACAGTTTTAGTGAAGGAAAAGTAATGATTCAAGGATCAAAAACAGTGTTTGCAAATGGTCTTGGTATAGGAAGAGTAGAAGATATAGTTTCATGTGGGTTTAAAGTAATTAGAGGGAGTTCTGATGTTTTTACAGAGCCAGTATGAAGGGAATGAGCAAAGAAACAGGTAAAGAACTAGAGGGTTTAGAACACTTAAAGCAATCAATAATTGATATACTGACC is from Wolbachia endosymbiont (group B) of Hofmannophila pseudospretella and encodes:
- a CDS encoding phage portal protein; protein product: MMLKNFKQLFSKPKIKSSAWDAAGSGRRFFHFQPELGSINNLLSQSLETLRSRSRDMVRKNPYAANIIDTIVSNSIGTGIKPQSKAKNAEFRKKVQELWLKWTDEADSNGVSDFYGLQALVCRSMIEGGECFVRLRTRKLEDRFSVPLQLQVLESEHLDNKTNQTLGNGNVIRNGIEFNKLGQREAYYLFKEHPGEGSFGESVRVPANDVLHIYRPLRPGQIRGEPWLSNILLKLYELDQYDDAELVRKKTAAMFAGFITRLDPEANIMGEGEASEQGVALSGLEPGTMQLLDPGEDIKFSEPSDVGGSYEAFMRQQLRAIAIGTGITYEQLTGDLTGVNYSSIRAGLIEFRRRCAMLQHNIIVFQFCRPVWSRWLELAVLCGELSIDEKVVKAAKEEVKWIPQGFDWVDPLKDQQAQQMAVRNGFKSRSEVVSEMGYDVEEIDQEIAEDQKRANSFGLCFDCDVNVP
- a CDS encoding S49 family peptidase yields the protein MWINKPIMVERRSFELLSLYNSKQPIFKNLKHFHINPKGIAIIRIYGVLTKKTEAFDHILDMTSYENIHEEIESALEDKSIETILLDIDSPGGEVNGVFDLADFIYESRAKKRIIAIANDDAYSAAYAIASSAEKIFLTRTSGVGSIGVIASHIDQSRFDEKQGIKYTTIFAGSRKNDLNPHEPMTSESLESLQKEVDRLYEMFVQLIARNRNLSIEAIKSTEAGLYFGEKAVEIDLADGVTTFFEFINNHRSVSMTTNELTEEGYENCRREILEIIRLCNVSKMPEKIGEFIEQGVSIEQAREVLMELLAERTKKTEILSAIPQNSGEELMTEVARTRAQSSI
- a CDS encoding head decoration protein, which produces MSCIIEQNNLGDLLKYEASSLYSRDQITVAKGQNLKLGTVVGSDKDNMIKIINPTATDGTQTAIGAIVSDVNATENAKAVIITRIAMLADHAIVWPANITEEQKNAAIKQLEARGIIIRKGA
- a CDS encoding major capsid protein, which gives rise to MQNPFTNTAFSMTALTNAMNILPINYGRVENLNLFPSRSVRFRHITIEEHNGVLSLLPTQVPGAPATVGKRGKRKVRTFTIPHIPHDDVVLPEEVQGIRAFGSESELKALADVITDHLQLMRNKHAITLEHLRMGALKGIILDADGSELLNLYNEFEITPKVVNFALGTATTDVKRKCLEVLRHIEDNLSGEYMTGIHALVSPEFFDALTSHAKVKEAYERWQEGAALRNDMRSGFTFCGITFEEYRGQATDPEGTVRRFIEKDTGHCFPVGTASTFTTYFAPADFNETVNTLGQPLYAKQEPRRFDRGTDLHTQSNPLPMCHRPGTLVKVVAA
- a CDS encoding phage tail protein; this encodes MSVHIEVEVIESVNAKRKKIELAIVRALNRTALWLKLKTAKEISEEKKSLIRKRLRIFKAKTSRLEVLIRANLYDIRASTIGKIQKTRRGSKVGKHEFIGGFAAVMPKGNSGMFKREGRAALPIKEIKLPLEPEASRIIGNFVNYESEREFEKYFKHELNYILKV
- a CDS encoding phage baseplate assembly protein V, which translates into the protein MLENNFAIAELQRKVANMIRIGVVKEIDYEKAKVRVKIGEFLTDWLPWITSKAGEDRDWSPPDIDEQVVVFSPLGELSLGVVLAGIYQEKYHAPENKKEINSVKFQDGTKFTYDKEKHHLEIEVVDKITLKAGGSSIEMTKSGIKLKAERIDLN
- a CDS encoding PAAR domain-containing protein, with translation MNKGIVRLGDYCGEAIPHFCISGSNNVFVNGKSICRQGDSFSEGKVMIQGSKTVFANGLGIGRVEDIVSCGFKVIRGSSDVFTEPV